From the Tripterygium wilfordii isolate XIE 37 chromosome 6, ASM1340144v1, whole genome shotgun sequence genome, one window contains:
- the LOC119999385 gene encoding pleiotropic drug resistance protein 3-like isoform X2, translating into MAQIVGVDEAESMKVELAEIGGSSIRSSFGHDSSSFRNSLGLSSRKDDVGDEYAFQWAAIERLPTFERLKSSLFDEEDDTKPAKDKGKRVIDVTKLGALERHMFIKKLIKHIEKDNLQLLQKIRSRIDKVDVKLPTVEVRYKNLCVEAKCEVVHGKPLPTLWNSLKSLLSNIARLTGSKSREAKIEIINDVSGVIKPGRMTLLLGPPGCGKTTLLKALSGNLYQSLKLTGEVSYNGFDLEELVPQKSSAYIGQYDVHIPEMTVRETIDFSARCQGVGSRAEIMMEVTRREKDRGIVPDPDIDTYMKAISVKGLKRTLQTDYILEILGLDICADTCFGDAMRRGISGGQKKRLTTGEMIVGPTKALFMDEITNGLDSSTAFQVVACLQQLVHITDATVLASLLQPAPETFELFDDIILMAEGKIVYHGPRSCVLDFFEDCGFKCPDRKGVADFLQEVISQNDQAQYWNNAEVHYSYFSVDTFSRLFKASPLGKKLDEELSNPYEKSQSHRNALSFRVYSLPNWELFRACMSREFLLMRRNSFVYVFKTTQLIITASVTMTVFLRTRMIIDISHANYFMGALFFALIILLVDGIPELAMTVARLEVFYKQKDLYFYPAWAYAIPAAILKIPISFVESLAWTSLTYYVIGYTPEFTRFLRQFILLFAVHFTSISMFRFLAAIFQTSVVAMTAGSFAILLLLLFGGFVITKASMPYWLRWGFWVSPITYGEIGLSVNEFLAPRWQKLLSANTTIGRQTLESRGLNFDGYMYWISLGALFGFALLFNVGYTLALSFLKSPGFSRAIISYEKLSQMRGSEDSSSDALAEKKSKFPSLNTTKESNKVGLSTTGRMVLPFEPFTVAFQDVQYYVDTPLEMREHGFTQRKLQLLSGISGAFRPGVLTALMGVSGAGKTTLLDVLAGRKTSGYVEGEITIGGYPKVQETFARISGYCEQSDVHSPQITVEESVMFSAWLRLAPQIESKTKAEFVNEVLETIELDGIKDELVGAPGVSGLSTEQRKRLTIAVELVANPSIIFMDEPTTGLDARAAAIVMRAVKNVVDTGRTIVCTIHQPSIDIFESFDELILLKTGGRMIYSGELGHHSNTVREYFEATTGVPKIRNNYNPATWMLEVTSGSAEAELGVDFAQIYKDSSLYEKNMELVRQLSTPTPGSRDLKFPTLFSQNSWGQFKSCLWKQHLSYWRSPSYNLMRIVHTIASSLIFGLLFWNQGKKIDNQQNLFNILGAMYSAVIFLGINNCGSVLPYVATERTVMYRERFAGMYSSWAYSLAQVIVEVPYLFVETVIFVIITYPMMGYYGSAYKVFWYFYAMFCTLLYFNYLGMMLVSLTPNFMVAGILSSVFYTFFNLFSGFLIPQPRIPKWWIWLYYLVPTSWTLNGLFTSQYGDIEKELVVFGETKAVAEFLKDYYGFHHDRLAITGVVLIAFPLVFATLFACFIGRLNFLRQ; encoded by the exons ATGGCTCAGATAGTTGGTGTAGATGAGGCAGAGTCTATGAAAGTTGAGCTTGCAGAGATAGGAGGAAGTAGCATTAGATCATCATTTGGACATGATTCTTCAAGTTTTCGAAATAGTTTGGGATTGAGCTCAAGGAAGGATGATGTTGGAGATGAATATGCTTTTCAATGGGCTGCAATTGAGAGACTGCCTACATTTGAACGGCTGAAGTCATCTttgtttgatgaagaagatgatacTAAACCTGCCAAGGATAAAGGAAAGCGGGTCATTGATGTTACCAAGCTCGGAGCTCTAGAACGGCATATGTTCATCAAGAAACTCATCAAGCACATCGAGAAAGACAACCTTCAATTGTTGCAGAAAATACGAAGTAGAATCGACAA AGTTGATGTAAAATTACCGACAGTGGAAGTTCGATACAAAAATCTCTGTGTTGAAGCCAAGTGTGAGGTGGTTCATGGAAAGCCCCTTCCAACTCTATGGAATTCTCTTAAAAGCTTGCTTTCT AATATTGCAAGGCTGACAGGTTCGAAGTCAAGAGAGGCCAAGATAGAAATTATTAATGATGTCAGTGGTGTCATAAAACCTGGAAG GATGACTCTACTACTTGGTCCCCCAGGATGTGGGAAGACCACACTCTTAAAGGCACTCTCAGGCAATCTATACCAATCTCTCAAG CTTACAGGGGAAGTTTCTTACAACGGGTTTGACTTAGAAGAACTAGTCCCCCAAAAGAGTTCTGCTTATATCGGCCAATATGATGTGCACATTCCGGAGATGACTGTGAGAGAAACCATTGATTTTTCAGCTCGTTGTCAGGGTGTTGGGAGTCGGGCAG AGATCATGATGGAGGTCACAAGAAGGGAAAAAGATAGAGGGATTGTTCCGGATCCTGATATAGATACCTACATGAAG GCAATTTCTGTAAAGGGACTAAAAAGAACCCTTCAAACAGACTACATTCTTGAA ATCCTTGGACTTGATATTTGTGCTGACACATGTTTCGGAGATGCCATGAGGAGAGGTATCTCTGGAGGCCAGAAGAAAAGGTTGACAACAG GAGAGATGATTGTGGGTCCAACAAAGGCTTTGTTCATGGATGAGATAACGAATGGCTTAGACAGTTCCACAGCATTTCAAGTTGTCGCTTGTCTTCAGCAGTTGGTGCATATCACAGATGCTACTGTACTGGCTTCCCTTCTTCAGCCAGCGCCAGAAACTTTTGAACTATTTGATGACATTATTCTGATGGCAGAAGGGAAAATTGTGTATCACGGGCCACGCAGCTGTGTTCTTGACTTCTTTGAGGATTGTGGATTCAAGTGTCCTGATAGGAAAGGAGTTGCTGATTTCCTCCAGGAG GTTATCTCCCAGAATGATCAGGCTCAGTACTGGAACAACGCTGAAGTACATTATAGTTACTTTTCTGTTGATACATTCTCTAGATTGTTCAAGGCATCTCCTCTAGGGAAGAAGCTGGATGAGGAGCTCTCTAATCCATATGAAAAATCCCAAAGCCATAGGAATGCTCTTTCTTTCAGAGTGTATTCTCTTCCGAATTGGGAACTTTTTAGAGCTTGCATGTCAAGGGAGTTTCTTCTTATGAGGAGGAATTCTTTTGTCTATGTATTCAAAACAACTCAG CTGATTATCACTGCATCCGTCACAATGACTGTATTTTTGCGAACTAGGATGATTATTGACATCTCTCATGCAAACTACTTCATGGGTGCCTTATTTTTTGCACTCATCATACTTCTTGTTGATGGAATTCCGGAGCTGGCTATGACTGTTGCAAGACTGGAAGTTTTCTACAAACAGAAAGATCTTTATTTCTACCCAGCTTGGGCTTATGCCATTCCGGCAGCCATTTTGAAAATTCCTATTTCATTCGTGGAATCTCTTGCTTGGACGTCTCTTACATATTATGTCATCGGATATACCCCTGAGTTCACAAG GTTCCTTCGCCAGTTCATTCTGCTTTTCGCAGTTCACTTTACATCAATATCCATGTTCCGTTTCCTGGCTGCAATTTTCCAGACTAGTGTTGTCGCTATGACTGCTGGTAGCTTTGCAATCTTGTTGCTCTTGTTATTTGGCGGCTTTGTAATCACTAAAG CCTCCATGCCATATTGGTTGAGATGGGGATTTTGGGTTTCGCCTATTACATATGGAGAGATAGGACTTTCTGTAAATGAATTTCTTGCTCCAAGGTGGCAAAAG TTACTGTCTGCAAATACTACAATAGGACGACAAACACTTGAAAGCCGAGGACTGAACTTCGATGGATATATGTACTGGATATCGCTTGGTGCCTTATTTGGCTTTGCTCTATTATTCAACGTTGGTTACACATTAGCCTTAAGTTTCTTGAAGT CTCCAGGATTTTCTCGTGCCATTATTTCATATGAAAAGCTCTCCCAGATGCGTGGTAGTGAAGATTCTAGTTCTGATGCACTTGCAGAGAAAAAGTCTAAATTTCCTTCTCTGAATACTACCAAAGAATCCAACAAAG TTGGCTTGTCGACAACAGGCAGGATGGTCTTACCTTTTGAACCCTTCACAGTGGCATTTCAGGATGTGCAATACTATGTCGACACACCCTTG GAAATGAGAGAGCATGGCTTCACACAGAGAAAACTTCAACTTCTATCAGGAATCTCTGGCGCTTTCCGACCTGGTGTTCTGACAGCATTGATGGGTGTCAGTGGAGCTGGAAAAACAACTCTTCTGGATGTTCTCGCAGGAAGAAAAACTAGTGGCTATGTTGAAGGGGAGATTACAATTGGCGGGTATCCAAAGGTTCAGGAAACTTTTGCTAGAATCTCGGGTTATTGTGAGCAATCCGACGTACATTCTCCACAGATAACTGTAGAGGAATCTGTGATGTTTTCTGCTTGGCTGCGACTAGCTCCCCAGATTGAGTCAAAAACTAAAGCT GAGTTTGTGAACGAAGTCCTTGAAACCATTGAGCTTGATGGAATCAAGGATGAACTGGTTGGCGCTCCTGGTGTTAGCGGTCTATCAACGGAGCAACGTAAACGTCTTACTATAGCTGTGGAGCTTGTTGCCAATCCCTCCATTATATTCATGGATGAACCAACAACTGGTCTGGATGCAAGGGCAGCTGCAATTGTAATGCGAGCTGTAAAGAATGTAGTTGACACTGGAAGAACAATTGTCTGCACCATCCATCAACCCAGTATTGACATATTCGAATCATTTGATGAG CTGATCCTATTGAAAACTGGTGGACGTATGATCTACTCTGGAGAATTGGGTCATCACTCAAATACAGTAAGAGAGTACTTTGag GCAACCACTGGAGTGCCAAAGATAAGAAACAATTATAACCCAGCAACATGGATGCTAGAGGTCACTTCAGGATCTGCAGAAGCTGAACTTGGTGTAGATTTTGCCCAAATATACAAGGATTCTTCTTTATATGA GAAGAACATGGAGCTGGTAAGGCAGTTGAGTACTCCGACACCTGGTTCAAGAGATCTTAAGTTTCCAACCCTATTTTCACAGAATAGCTGGGGACAGTTCAAATCCTGCTTATGGAAACAACACTTATCATATTGGAGAAGTCCTTCCTACAACTTGATGCGAATTGTGCACACAATTGCATCGTCTTTGATATTTGGTTTACTGTTCTGGAATCAAGGAAAGAAAAT TGATAACCAGCAGAATTTATTCAATATTCTTGGAGCAATGTATTCTGCTGTGATATTCTTGGGCATAAACAACTGTGGATCAGTTTTACCTTATGTTGCCACTGAGCGTACTGTTATGTATCGAGAAAGATTTGCAGGGATGTACTCTTCATGGGCTTATTCACTGGCTCAG GTGATTGTGGAGGTTCCCTATCTGTTTGTGGAAACTGTTATATTTGTGATCATCACCTATCCTATGATGGGGTATTATGGGTCAGCATATAAGGTTTTTTGGTACTTCTATGCAATGTTTTGTACGTTGCTGTACTTCAACTACTTGGGAATGATGCTCGTGTCGCTGACGCCAAATTTCATGGTGGCTGGAATTCTATCCTCAGTCTTCTACACATTTTTCAATCTTTTTTCTGGTTTCTTGATTCCTCAACCA agaaTTCCGAAGTGGTGGATCTGGTTGTATTATCTAGTCCCAACATCTTGGACGCTTAATGGTTTGTTCACTTCACAATATGGAGATATAGAGAAAGAGCTTGTAGTATTTGGGGAAACTAAAGCAGTGGCTGAATTCTTGAAAGATTACTATGGGTTTCATCACGATCGCTTAGCGATTACGGGGGTTGTTCTCATTGCCTTTCCACTAGTTTTTGCCACTCTTTTTGCATGTTTTATAGGAAGGTTGAACTTCCTACGACAATAA
- the LOC119999385 gene encoding pleiotropic drug resistance protein 3-like isoform X3, translating into MAQIVGVDEAESMKVELAEIGGSSIRSSFGHDSSSFRNSLGLSSRKDDVGDEYAFQWAAIERLPTFERLKSSLFDEEDDTKPAKDKGKRVIDVTKLGALERHMFIKKLIKHIEKDNLQLLQKIRSRIDKVDVKLPTVEVRYKNLCVEAKCEVVHGKPLPTLWNSLKSLLSNIARLTGSKSREAKIEIINDVSGVIKPGRMTLLLGPPGCGKTTLLKALSGNLYQSLKLTGEVSYNGFDLEELVPQKSSAYIGQYDVHIPEMTVRETIDFSARCQGVGSRAEIMMEVTRREKDRGIVPDPDIDTYMKAISVKGLKRTLQTDYILEILGLDICADTCFGDAMRRGISGGQKKRLTTGEMIVGPTKALFMDEITNGLDSSTAFQVVACLQQLVHITDATVLASLLQPAPETFELFDDIILMAEGKIVYHGPRSCVLDFFEDCGFKCPDRKGVADFLQEVISQNDQAQYWNNAEVHYSYFSVDTFSRLFKASPLGKKLDEELSNPYEKSQSHRNALSFRVYSLPNWELFRACMSREFLLMRRNSFVYVFKTTQLIITASVTMTVFLRTRMIIDISHANYFMGALFFALIILLVDGIPELAMTVARLEVFYKQKDLYFYPAWAYAIPAAILKIPISFVESLAWTSLTYYVIGYTPEFTRFLRQFILLFAVHFTSISMFRFLAAIFQTSVVAMTAGSFAILLLLLFGGFVITKASMPYWLRWGFWVSPITYGEIGLSVNEFLAPRWQKLLSANTTIGRQTLESRGLNFDGYMYWISLGALFGFALLFNVGYTLALSFLKSPGFSRAIISYEKLSQMRGSEDSSSDALAEKKSKFPSLNTTKESNKGRMVLPFEPFTVAFQDVQYYVDTPLEMREHGFTQRKLQLLSGISGAFRPGVLTALMGVSGAGKTTLLDVLAGRKTSGYVEGEITIGGYPKVQETFARISGYCEQSDVHSPQITVEESVMFSAWLRLAPQIESKTKAEFVNEVLETIELDGIKDELVGAPGVSGLSTEQRKRLTIAVELVANPSIIFMDEPTTGLDARAAAIVMRAVKNVVDTGRTIVCTIHQPSIDIFESFDELILLKTGGRMIYSGELGHHSNTVREYFEATTGVPKIRNNYNPATWMLEVTSGSAEAELGVDFAQIYKDSSLYEKNMELVRQLSTPTPGSRDLKFPTLFSQNSWGQFKSCLWKQHLSYWRSPSYNLMRIVHTIASSLIFGLLFWNQGKKIDNQQNLFNILGAMYSAVIFLGINNCGSVLPYVATERTVMYRERFAGMYSSWAYSLAQVIVEVPYLFVETVIFVIITYPMMGYYGSAYKVFWYFYAMFCTLLYFNYLGMMLVSLTPNFMVAGILSSVFYTFFNLFSGFLIPQPRIPKWWIWLYYLVPTSWTLNGLFTSQYGDIEKELVVFGETKAVAEFLKDYYGFHHDRLAITGVVLIAFPLVFATLFACFIGRLNFLRQ; encoded by the exons ATGGCTCAGATAGTTGGTGTAGATGAGGCAGAGTCTATGAAAGTTGAGCTTGCAGAGATAGGAGGAAGTAGCATTAGATCATCATTTGGACATGATTCTTCAAGTTTTCGAAATAGTTTGGGATTGAGCTCAAGGAAGGATGATGTTGGAGATGAATATGCTTTTCAATGGGCTGCAATTGAGAGACTGCCTACATTTGAACGGCTGAAGTCATCTttgtttgatgaagaagatgatacTAAACCTGCCAAGGATAAAGGAAAGCGGGTCATTGATGTTACCAAGCTCGGAGCTCTAGAACGGCATATGTTCATCAAGAAACTCATCAAGCACATCGAGAAAGACAACCTTCAATTGTTGCAGAAAATACGAAGTAGAATCGACAA AGTTGATGTAAAATTACCGACAGTGGAAGTTCGATACAAAAATCTCTGTGTTGAAGCCAAGTGTGAGGTGGTTCATGGAAAGCCCCTTCCAACTCTATGGAATTCTCTTAAAAGCTTGCTTTCT AATATTGCAAGGCTGACAGGTTCGAAGTCAAGAGAGGCCAAGATAGAAATTATTAATGATGTCAGTGGTGTCATAAAACCTGGAAG GATGACTCTACTACTTGGTCCCCCAGGATGTGGGAAGACCACACTCTTAAAGGCACTCTCAGGCAATCTATACCAATCTCTCAAG CTTACAGGGGAAGTTTCTTACAACGGGTTTGACTTAGAAGAACTAGTCCCCCAAAAGAGTTCTGCTTATATCGGCCAATATGATGTGCACATTCCGGAGATGACTGTGAGAGAAACCATTGATTTTTCAGCTCGTTGTCAGGGTGTTGGGAGTCGGGCAG AGATCATGATGGAGGTCACAAGAAGGGAAAAAGATAGAGGGATTGTTCCGGATCCTGATATAGATACCTACATGAAG GCAATTTCTGTAAAGGGACTAAAAAGAACCCTTCAAACAGACTACATTCTTGAA ATCCTTGGACTTGATATTTGTGCTGACACATGTTTCGGAGATGCCATGAGGAGAGGTATCTCTGGAGGCCAGAAGAAAAGGTTGACAACAG GAGAGATGATTGTGGGTCCAACAAAGGCTTTGTTCATGGATGAGATAACGAATGGCTTAGACAGTTCCACAGCATTTCAAGTTGTCGCTTGTCTTCAGCAGTTGGTGCATATCACAGATGCTACTGTACTGGCTTCCCTTCTTCAGCCAGCGCCAGAAACTTTTGAACTATTTGATGACATTATTCTGATGGCAGAAGGGAAAATTGTGTATCACGGGCCACGCAGCTGTGTTCTTGACTTCTTTGAGGATTGTGGATTCAAGTGTCCTGATAGGAAAGGAGTTGCTGATTTCCTCCAGGAG GTTATCTCCCAGAATGATCAGGCTCAGTACTGGAACAACGCTGAAGTACATTATAGTTACTTTTCTGTTGATACATTCTCTAGATTGTTCAAGGCATCTCCTCTAGGGAAGAAGCTGGATGAGGAGCTCTCTAATCCATATGAAAAATCCCAAAGCCATAGGAATGCTCTTTCTTTCAGAGTGTATTCTCTTCCGAATTGGGAACTTTTTAGAGCTTGCATGTCAAGGGAGTTTCTTCTTATGAGGAGGAATTCTTTTGTCTATGTATTCAAAACAACTCAG CTGATTATCACTGCATCCGTCACAATGACTGTATTTTTGCGAACTAGGATGATTATTGACATCTCTCATGCAAACTACTTCATGGGTGCCTTATTTTTTGCACTCATCATACTTCTTGTTGATGGAATTCCGGAGCTGGCTATGACTGTTGCAAGACTGGAAGTTTTCTACAAACAGAAAGATCTTTATTTCTACCCAGCTTGGGCTTATGCCATTCCGGCAGCCATTTTGAAAATTCCTATTTCATTCGTGGAATCTCTTGCTTGGACGTCTCTTACATATTATGTCATCGGATATACCCCTGAGTTCACAAG GTTCCTTCGCCAGTTCATTCTGCTTTTCGCAGTTCACTTTACATCAATATCCATGTTCCGTTTCCTGGCTGCAATTTTCCAGACTAGTGTTGTCGCTATGACTGCTGGTAGCTTTGCAATCTTGTTGCTCTTGTTATTTGGCGGCTTTGTAATCACTAAAG CCTCCATGCCATATTGGTTGAGATGGGGATTTTGGGTTTCGCCTATTACATATGGAGAGATAGGACTTTCTGTAAATGAATTTCTTGCTCCAAGGTGGCAAAAG TTACTGTCTGCAAATACTACAATAGGACGACAAACACTTGAAAGCCGAGGACTGAACTTCGATGGATATATGTACTGGATATCGCTTGGTGCCTTATTTGGCTTTGCTCTATTATTCAACGTTGGTTACACATTAGCCTTAAGTTTCTTGAAGT CTCCAGGATTTTCTCGTGCCATTATTTCATATGAAAAGCTCTCCCAGATGCGTGGTAGTGAAGATTCTAGTTCTGATGCACTTGCAGAGAAAAAGTCTAAATTTCCTTCTCTGAATACTACCAAAGAATCCAACAAAG GCAGGATGGTCTTACCTTTTGAACCCTTCACAGTGGCATTTCAGGATGTGCAATACTATGTCGACACACCCTTG GAAATGAGAGAGCATGGCTTCACACAGAGAAAACTTCAACTTCTATCAGGAATCTCTGGCGCTTTCCGACCTGGTGTTCTGACAGCATTGATGGGTGTCAGTGGAGCTGGAAAAACAACTCTTCTGGATGTTCTCGCAGGAAGAAAAACTAGTGGCTATGTTGAAGGGGAGATTACAATTGGCGGGTATCCAAAGGTTCAGGAAACTTTTGCTAGAATCTCGGGTTATTGTGAGCAATCCGACGTACATTCTCCACAGATAACTGTAGAGGAATCTGTGATGTTTTCTGCTTGGCTGCGACTAGCTCCCCAGATTGAGTCAAAAACTAAAGCT GAGTTTGTGAACGAAGTCCTTGAAACCATTGAGCTTGATGGAATCAAGGATGAACTGGTTGGCGCTCCTGGTGTTAGCGGTCTATCAACGGAGCAACGTAAACGTCTTACTATAGCTGTGGAGCTTGTTGCCAATCCCTCCATTATATTCATGGATGAACCAACAACTGGTCTGGATGCAAGGGCAGCTGCAATTGTAATGCGAGCTGTAAAGAATGTAGTTGACACTGGAAGAACAATTGTCTGCACCATCCATCAACCCAGTATTGACATATTCGAATCATTTGATGAG CTGATCCTATTGAAAACTGGTGGACGTATGATCTACTCTGGAGAATTGGGTCATCACTCAAATACAGTAAGAGAGTACTTTGag GCAACCACTGGAGTGCCAAAGATAAGAAACAATTATAACCCAGCAACATGGATGCTAGAGGTCACTTCAGGATCTGCAGAAGCTGAACTTGGTGTAGATTTTGCCCAAATATACAAGGATTCTTCTTTATATGA GAAGAACATGGAGCTGGTAAGGCAGTTGAGTACTCCGACACCTGGTTCAAGAGATCTTAAGTTTCCAACCCTATTTTCACAGAATAGCTGGGGACAGTTCAAATCCTGCTTATGGAAACAACACTTATCATATTGGAGAAGTCCTTCCTACAACTTGATGCGAATTGTGCACACAATTGCATCGTCTTTGATATTTGGTTTACTGTTCTGGAATCAAGGAAAGAAAAT TGATAACCAGCAGAATTTATTCAATATTCTTGGAGCAATGTATTCTGCTGTGATATTCTTGGGCATAAACAACTGTGGATCAGTTTTACCTTATGTTGCCACTGAGCGTACTGTTATGTATCGAGAAAGATTTGCAGGGATGTACTCTTCATGGGCTTATTCACTGGCTCAG GTGATTGTGGAGGTTCCCTATCTGTTTGTGGAAACTGTTATATTTGTGATCATCACCTATCCTATGATGGGGTATTATGGGTCAGCATATAAGGTTTTTTGGTACTTCTATGCAATGTTTTGTACGTTGCTGTACTTCAACTACTTGGGAATGATGCTCGTGTCGCTGACGCCAAATTTCATGGTGGCTGGAATTCTATCCTCAGTCTTCTACACATTTTTCAATCTTTTTTCTGGTTTCTTGATTCCTCAACCA agaaTTCCGAAGTGGTGGATCTGGTTGTATTATCTAGTCCCAACATCTTGGACGCTTAATGGTTTGTTCACTTCACAATATGGAGATATAGAGAAAGAGCTTGTAGTATTTGGGGAAACTAAAGCAGTGGCTGAATTCTTGAAAGATTACTATGGGTTTCATCACGATCGCTTAGCGATTACGGGGGTTGTTCTCATTGCCTTTCCACTAGTTTTTGCCACTCTTTTTGCATGTTTTATAGGAAGGTTGAACTTCCTACGACAATAA